From one Magnolia sinica isolate HGM2019 chromosome 18, MsV1, whole genome shotgun sequence genomic stretch:
- the LOC131232895 gene encoding subtilisin-like protease SBT3.9: MVKMGLTTTVVGSSVLAPKIASFSSRGPSPFNSTILKPDVAAPGVNILAAINDGYEFRSGTSMSCPHVAGIAALLRSLHPNWSPAAIKSALVTTASITDEYGLPITAEGAPRKLADPFDYGGGHVSPNKAIDPGLIYDIDAADYFNWVNGSISDLNLPSISIPSLKTIVTVSRTVTNVGPVNSTYIATIQSPPGVKMDVTPSILIFNNTVTKHSFKITFSTIRRVQGDYTFGSLIWSDYKHLVKIPIAVRTVIQDFYADVSL; the protein is encoded by the exons ATGGTGAAGATGGGCCTTACAACTACTGTAGTGGGATCCTCAGTGTTAGCACCAAAGATCGCCTCTTTCTCATCTAGGGGGCCCAGCCCTTTCAACTCAACAATTCTAAAG CCTGATGTAGCTGCACCTGGCGTCAACATCTTAGCAGCCATCAACGACGGCTACGAATTTCGATCAGGAACATCAATGTCATGCCCACATGTTGCAGGAATAGCTGCCCTTCTAAGATCTCTACATCCTAATTGGTCTCCTGCGGCTATAAAATCTGCACTCGTTACTACAG CTTCCATCACCGATGAATATGGCCTACCAATAACTGCTGAGGGTGCTCCACGGAAGCTCGCTGACCCGTTCGACTATGGTGGGGGCCATGTCAGCCCCAATAAAGCTATAGATCCTGGTTTAATTTATGACATAGATGCGGCCGACTACTTCAATTGGGTCAATGGATCCATATCAGACCTTAATTTACCATCAATTTCAATCCCCAGTCTTAAAACAATTGTAACGGTCTCAAGGACAGTCACAAATGTGGGACCCGTCAACTCCACATACATAGCTACGATTCAATCTCCCCCAGGTGTTAAGATGGATGTGACACCTTCAATCCTTATCTTTAATAACACTGTCACCAAACATTCGTTTAAAATTACATTCTCAACTATTCGAAGAGTGCAAGGAGATTACACCTTCGGCAGCCTGATTTGGAGTGATTACAAGCACTTAGTAAAGATTCCCATTGCCGTTAGGACCGTGATTCAAGACTTCTATGCAGATGTCTCAttgtga
- the LOC131232900 gene encoding sugar transporter ERD6-like 4: MILVPNVQKETSSGGLTLAAHLSDSQELSSDVATFGVGAIQVVEAYFCLGCCHCNYYLVDKAGRHILHIVSSSGMTLSLLFVAVAFY; the protein is encoded by the exons ATGATCCTTG TCCCCAATGTTCAAAAGGAGACATCCAGTGGAGGGCTAACCCTGGCAGCCCATCTCAGTGACTCTCAG GAATTGTCTAGTGATGTTGCAACTTTTGGAGTTGGGGCTATTCAG GTCGTTGAGGCATATTTTTGTTTAGGTTGTTGTCACTGTAATTACTACTTGGTGGACAAAGCTGGTAGACATATACTTCATATT GTCTCCTCTTCTGGAATGacactctctcttctctttgTTGCAGTTGCATTTTACTAA